From the Entomomonas sp. E2T0 genome, one window contains:
- a CDS encoding PLP-dependent aminotransferase family protein, giving the protein MWALTSNPANKQPLYKQIVNHIEQAIENGQLQAGERLPSERQLSTLLKVNRSTIIHALDELTDRGILIRKLGSGTYVNEQKWGLQSYPLINWQATPEILSKKRQDSYYLQANQLRQKAHSHQQPILDLANGDLPTDLLPTLSLPEFSWQELLTHEQGTEASHLGLISFRQAVQNYLQQRFKMTVATEQILITSGAQQAIFLITQGLLKPGDAIGIEAPSYFYSLPLFQAAGLRIYAIPTDQQGITLDGLEKLLNQQSIKMIFLNPIFQNPTGFVMTEHRKKQLLNYCYKKRIPIVEDDAYSALPFNSQLDTSPLKKLDKHQQVIYIGSLSKYIGKNIRAGWMIAPKAIVNKLADIRQQLDAGLSVLPQLLAEHYLTEHSSTHQQYLQTALTKRSQQLIQWLKENYQHKLTFQPPLGGFHLYTHCLQKNTYDFNNLLDELLQQNIIVARGTDFGDTPYHLRFSYGHFNIASLAKR; this is encoded by the coding sequence ATGTGGGCATTAACCAGTAATCCAGCAAATAAACAACCCCTTTACAAACAGATTGTTAACCATATTGAACAAGCTATTGAGAATGGACAATTACAAGCAGGGGAACGGTTACCTTCTGAACGACAATTAAGCACCTTACTGAAAGTCAATCGCTCAACTATTATCCATGCTTTGGATGAGCTCACTGATAGAGGAATCCTTATTCGTAAACTAGGTAGTGGAACCTATGTAAATGAGCAAAAATGGGGGTTACAAAGTTATCCTTTAATTAATTGGCAGGCTACACCAGAAATTCTTTCTAAAAAAAGACAAGACTCATACTACCTACAAGCTAACCAGTTACGGCAAAAAGCACACAGCCATCAACAACCTATATTAGACTTAGCCAATGGTGACTTACCTACAGATTTACTACCTACTCTTTCTTTACCAGAGTTTTCATGGCAAGAATTACTAACCCATGAGCAAGGTACAGAAGCCTCCCATTTAGGTTTAATTTCTTTTCGGCAAGCTGTCCAAAACTATTTACAACAACGTTTTAAAATGACTGTGGCAACTGAGCAAATATTGATTACCTCTGGAGCTCAACAAGCTATCTTTCTTATTACTCAAGGCTTGCTAAAACCAGGTGATGCTATTGGTATTGAAGCTCCCTCTTACTTTTATTCATTACCACTATTTCAAGCAGCAGGTTTACGTATTTATGCCATTCCAACAGACCAACAAGGTATAACATTAGACGGTTTAGAAAAACTACTTAATCAGCAGTCTATAAAAATGATTTTTCTTAACCCCATTTTTCAAAACCCTACTGGCTTTGTGATGACTGAGCATCGCAAAAAACAATTACTTAACTACTGCTATAAAAAACGTATTCCTATTGTTGAAGATGATGCTTATAGTGCCTTGCCCTTTAATTCACAGCTAGATACTTCTCCTTTAAAAAAATTAGATAAACACCAGCAAGTAATTTATATTGGTTCACTTTCTAAATATATTGGCAAAAATATTCGAGCAGGATGGATGATTGCCCCCAAAGCTATCGTTAATAAACTAGCTGATATACGGCAACAGCTAGATGCTGGACTTAGTGTTCTACCACAACTACTTGCTGAACACTACTTAACAGAACATAGCAGTACGCATCAACAATACTTACAAACTGCATTAACTAAAAGATCCCAACAATTAATACAATGGCTTAAAGAAAACTATCAACATAAATTAACTTTTCAACCACCATTAGGCGGTTTTCATCTTTACACTCATTGCCTACAAAAAAATACCTATGACTTTAATAATTTATTAGATGAGTTGTTACAACAAAATATTATTGTAGCTAGAGGTACAGATTTTGGGGATACTCCTTATCATCTACGTTTTAGTTATGGACACTTTAACATAGCAAGCTTAGCTAAAAGGTGA
- the pdxS gene encoding pyridoxal 5'-phosphate synthase lyase subunit PdxS has product MVGSETVKRGMAQMQKGGVIMDVINAEQAKIAEAAGAVAVMALERVPSDIRAAGGVARMADPTIVEEVMNAVTIPVMAKARIGHISEARILEAMGVDYIDESEVLTPADEQYHLLKSEYTVPFVCGCRDLGEALRRIGEGASMLRTKGEPGTGNIVEAVRHIRKVNEQIRILASKCDDELMTFAKDIGAPYELVKEVKKLGKLPVVNFAAGGVATPADAALMMSLGADGVFVGSGIFKSDNPEKFAKAIVQATTNYQDYKLLAELSKGLGTPMKGIEISRLSDAERMQDRGW; this is encoded by the coding sequence ATTGTAGGTTCAGAAACAGTTAAACGTGGTATGGCGCAAATGCAAAAAGGCGGTGTAATCATGGATGTGATTAATGCTGAGCAAGCAAAAATTGCTGAAGCAGCAGGTGCTGTAGCTGTAATGGCATTGGAGCGCGTACCTTCGGATATCCGTGCTGCTGGCGGTGTGGCGAGAATGGCTGATCCTACTATTGTAGAAGAAGTAATGAATGCAGTGACCATTCCTGTAATGGCTAAAGCACGAATTGGACATATTAGTGAAGCTCGTATTTTAGAAGCTATGGGTGTTGACTATATTGATGAAAGTGAAGTGTTAACGCCGGCAGATGAACAATATCACTTATTAAAAAGTGAATATACTGTGCCGTTTGTATGCGGTTGCCGTGATTTAGGAGAAGCCTTACGTCGTATAGGTGAAGGAGCTTCTATGCTACGTACTAAAGGCGAGCCAGGGACTGGCAATATTGTTGAAGCGGTGCGTCATATTCGTAAAGTGAACGAGCAAATTCGTATTTTAGCAAGCAAATGTGATGATGAATTGATGACCTTTGCTAAAGATATAGGCGCACCTTATGAGCTAGTAAAAGAAGTAAAAAAACTAGGTAAATTACCTGTTGTTAACTTTGCGGCTGGTGGTGTGGCTACTCCAGCGGATGCAGCGTTAATGATGAGTTTAGGTGCAGATGGTGTGTTTGTAGGCTCTGGTATTTTTAAATCAGATAATCCAGAGAAGTTTGCTAAAGCTATTGTGCAAGCCACTACCAATTATCAAGACTATAAACTATTAGCTGAACTCTCTAAAGGTTTAGGTACACCAATGAAAGGTATTGAGATCTCTAGATTGTCTGATGCAGAACGGATGCAAGATAGAGGCTGGTAG
- the hsdR gene encoding type I restriction-modification system endonuclease produces MRLFTSNFDFLKEHDPIFFELTHTAEQVFASDPNTTLIKLRQLGEAFAKDIATRCGIYFDDTTPQVDLIHQIDRELRLDPTIRNLFHTIRVEGNKATHEFKTEHREAINGLKMARSLAVWYHQSFGKEGSKFNPGSFITPPDPSQKLRELQNQINQLRASNEKFEDNQQLLNLLKKEKQEYAVLAEQMDKEARTLAEQVKQQEEALQKQQESFETHIRLLQIELVEQNKKKPQQTVKQQQIISEQIKEANQQVFLTEELARLIIDQQLTEAGWQADSLELTWDNGARPEQDKNKAIAGYPIFYQGNAAYADYILFCGMIPIAVIEAKCENINVADKIRQAETYAQGFQIEPLMQAPWLLAQRNRPWTSHDNTPYIIPFVYSSNGRPYNSQLEEKSGTWFRDLRETNNLAQALQHFHTPQGLLTKLTHDISAAEQALQQENFAQLYLRSYQQAAIQAVEKAILNNQRNCLIAMATGTGKTVVINALIYRFLKTNRFKRILVLVDHAALGLQTEDILTKTLDEQYQTLAKLYNLTELSNHIDDLSNHLQLATVQSMVKSIFASDTSPSIDSFDCIIIDEAHSGYMLEQEMIEGELATRDSQQYIEEYQQLINYFDAVRVGLTATPVKHTTDIFGKPVYSYSYREAVADDYLIDYEPPIIYQTELTQHGIHFNKGYNINIINAQTGNIESAELEDELNFDIENFNRFVINKSFNEIICEQLVQELNPFGKEKTLIFCASDLHADMVKNLLDKAFTKLYQESYDQTAVAKITIGSYNPEQLITAYKTEQYPNIAITVDLLATGIDIPQICNLVFLRHVKSRILFEQMLGRANRRCDEIGKTVFRIYDPIGNCQSLQEVVTMQPLHKIDTPLTSLLEQFTDNKYLKDALNTTSNLPNKTQADLLLDQICQKIMRILRRANYQAEHDKVIKEKLDETSTIWGITPYKLNNYLQQIGAKKAADFFKTRKSFLKELREIKQLLAGNHYQIISEHADKLINRSQLYGQYNNPKDFLDSFKTFIQQQIKLSKTLNKTLLKPNNITKTELKEIRLLLDKTGYSETNLQIAWRNQYHQIIDAGLIGYIRHAAIDEPLIPFENRVEQALQKVHRLYNWTPIQRQWLNRLAEHLIFKEVLDRKSINKRINQAYGSSIEKLDQLLNGQLNEVLTTLKKLWPEEQELQSPRVIAETISESTINIESLITQPKFEQKTQQTNNFIGLIKQLLKIK; encoded by the coding sequence ATGAGACTCTTTACTAGCAATTTTGACTTTCTAAAAGAACATGATCCTATATTCTTCGAGTTAACCCATACTGCTGAGCAAGTATTTGCTAGTGATCCAAATACTACTCTAATTAAATTGCGCCAATTAGGTGAGGCATTTGCTAAAGATATTGCCACTAGATGTGGTATTTACTTTGATGATACAACCCCCCAAGTCGATCTTATTCATCAAATTGATCGAGAATTAAGATTAGACCCTACTATACGTAATCTTTTTCATACCATACGAGTTGAAGGCAATAAAGCTACTCACGAATTTAAAACCGAACACAGAGAGGCCATTAATGGTTTAAAAATGGCGCGTAGCCTAGCTGTTTGGTATCATCAATCTTTTGGTAAAGAGGGTAGTAAATTTAATCCTGGAAGTTTTATCACTCCACCAGACCCTAGCCAAAAACTACGTGAATTACAAAATCAAATTAATCAGCTACGAGCAAGCAATGAAAAATTTGAAGATAACCAGCAATTACTAAACTTATTAAAAAAAGAAAAGCAAGAATATGCTGTATTAGCAGAGCAAATGGATAAAGAAGCTCGTACACTAGCAGAACAAGTTAAACAACAAGAAGAAGCTTTACAGAAACAACAAGAATCCTTTGAAACACACATTCGATTACTACAAATAGAACTTGTTGAGCAAAACAAAAAAAAACCTCAACAAACTGTAAAACAACAACAAATTATTAGTGAGCAAATCAAAGAAGCAAATCAACAAGTTTTTTTAACAGAAGAATTAGCACGTTTAATAATTGACCAACAACTTACTGAAGCTGGCTGGCAAGCAGATAGTTTAGAATTAACATGGGATAATGGCGCTCGTCCTGAACAGGATAAAAATAAAGCTATTGCTGGTTATCCTATTTTTTATCAAGGCAATGCTGCCTATGCAGACTATATTTTATTTTGTGGCATGATTCCCATTGCTGTTATAGAAGCTAAATGTGAAAACATTAATGTTGCAGATAAAATACGCCAAGCAGAAACCTATGCTCAAGGGTTTCAAATTGAACCTCTAATGCAAGCACCTTGGTTATTAGCCCAACGTAATCGGCCTTGGACTAGCCATGATAATACTCCCTATATTATTCCCTTTGTCTATTCCAGTAATGGCCGCCCTTACAATAGCCAACTTGAAGAAAAATCTGGTACTTGGTTTCGAGATTTACGTGAGACCAACAACTTAGCCCAAGCATTACAACACTTTCATACACCACAAGGATTATTAACTAAACTAACCCATGACATAAGTGCGGCTGAACAAGCTTTACAACAAGAAAATTTTGCTCAACTATATTTACGAAGTTATCAACAAGCAGCTATTCAAGCGGTAGAAAAGGCTATCTTAAATAATCAGCGTAATTGTTTGATTGCAATGGCTACAGGAACAGGTAAAACAGTTGTTATCAATGCCCTAATATATCGATTTTTAAAAACCAACCGATTTAAACGTATTTTAGTCTTGGTTGATCATGCTGCGCTGGGCTTACAAACAGAAGATATACTTACTAAAACCCTCGATGAACAATATCAAACCTTAGCAAAACTTTATAATTTAACAGAACTATCAAATCACATTGATGACTTAAGTAATCATCTACAATTAGCTACTGTACAAAGTATGGTAAAAAGCATTTTTGCCTCTGATACATCACCTTCCATCGATAGTTTTGATTGTATTATTATTGATGAAGCACATAGTGGTTATATGCTAGAACAGGAAATGATAGAGGGGGAGTTAGCGACTAGGGACTCTCAACAATATATAGAAGAATATCAACAGCTTATTAACTACTTTGATGCAGTTAGAGTTGGCTTAACGGCTACACCAGTAAAGCATACTACAGATATATTTGGAAAACCTGTTTACAGTTATTCTTATCGTGAAGCAGTAGCTGATGATTACTTAATTGATTATGAGCCTCCTATTATTTATCAAACAGAATTAACACAACATGGTATTCATTTTAATAAAGGCTATAACATCAATATTATTAATGCTCAAACAGGTAATATTGAATCAGCAGAATTAGAGGATGAGCTTAATTTTGATATTGAAAACTTTAATCGGTTCGTTATTAACAAAAGTTTTAATGAAATTATCTGTGAACAACTCGTTCAAGAATTAAATCCCTTTGGAAAAGAAAAGACACTTATCTTTTGTGCTTCCGATTTACATGCAGATATGGTTAAAAATTTGCTTGATAAAGCATTTACTAAACTTTACCAAGAGTCATATGACCAAACTGCTGTTGCCAAAATTACTATTGGCAGTTATAACCCTGAACAACTAATTACAGCTTATAAAACAGAGCAATACCCCAATATCGCTATTACTGTTGATTTATTAGCAACAGGTATAGATATTCCACAAATCTGTAATTTAGTATTTTTACGCCATGTAAAATCTCGAATTTTATTTGAACAAATGCTAGGCAGGGCTAATCGCCGTTGTGATGAAATTGGTAAAACTGTTTTCCGAATTTATGATCCCATTGGTAATTGTCAGTCTTTACAAGAGGTTGTTACCATGCAACCCTTACATAAAATTGATACGCCTTTAACTAGTTTACTAGAACAATTTACTGATAATAAATATTTAAAAGATGCCCTAAACACTACAAGCAATCTACCTAATAAAACACAGGCTGATCTACTGCTTGATCAAATATGTCAAAAAATCATGCGTATTCTGCGTAGAGCAAATTATCAAGCGGAACATGATAAAGTTATTAAAGAAAAACTAGATGAAACAAGCACTATATGGGGTATTACACCTTATAAATTAAATAACTACTTACAACAAATAGGTGCCAAAAAAGCAGCTGATTTTTTTAAGACACGTAAAAGTTTTTTAAAAGAATTACGAGAAATTAAACAATTACTAGCAGGCAATCACTATCAGATTATTTCTGAACATGCAGATAAGCTCATTAATCGTAGCCAACTATATGGTCAATATAATAATCCAAAAGATTTCTTAGACAGTTTTAAAACATTTATTCAACAACAAATAAAACTCTCTAAAACACTTAATAAAACTTTACTTAAACCTAACAATATTACCAAGACTGAATTAAAAGAAATCAGGTTACTATTGGATAAAACTGGTTATAGTGAAACCAACCTACAAATTGCATGGCGTAACCAATACCACCAAATTATCGATGCAGGCTTAATAGGTTATATTCGTCACGCTGCAATAGATGAACCTTTAATTCCTTTTGAAAATAGAGTTGAACAAGCTTTACAAAAAGTACATCGTTTATATAACTGGACACCTATTCAACGCCAATGGTTAAACCGTTTAGCTGAACATCTAATTTTTAAAGAAGTGTTAGATAGAAAATCCATAAACAAACGCATTAATCAAGCCTATGGCAGCTCTATAGAAAAGTTGGATCAACTACTTAATGGCCAATTAAATGAGGTATTAACTACCCTAAAAAAACTTTGGCCTGAAGAACAAGAACTTCAAAGCCCAAGAGTTATAGCAGAAACTATCAGTGAGTCTACTATCAATATTGAATCATTAATCACCCAACCCAAGTTCGAGCAAAAAACTCAACAAACCAACAATTTCATAGGACTTATAAAACAACTTTTAAAGATTAAATGA
- a CDS encoding YicC/YloC family endoribonuclease, whose product MLQSMTAFARHELSINEGVLCWEIRSVNHRYLEHSFKLPETFRVLEWQLRDILKKEISRGKVECTFTFSPNAQNNPLQIDSERAKQLVQAAEQISELTINPTPINPFTVLSWPGVLINEQANHELLQQQAIELFSDTLKNLKENRAREGQELQQLLDDRLVSIDNEVNKLRPLIPEMLDNQRQKILTRCQELQVEIDNQRLEQELVLLAQKSDVAEELDRLQTHLTEVRHTFNSKEPCGRRLDFLMQELNREANTLGSKAYDTRTTQTAVNIKVLIEQMREQVQNIE is encoded by the coding sequence ATGTTACAGAGTATGACCGCATTTGCACGCCATGAATTATCTATTAATGAAGGGGTTTTATGCTGGGAAATACGCTCTGTTAATCATCGTTATTTGGAGCATAGCTTCAAATTACCTGAAACTTTTCGAGTGCTTGAATGGCAATTAAGGGATATCCTAAAAAAAGAAATCTCTCGTGGTAAAGTAGAATGTACATTTACTTTCTCCCCTAATGCTCAAAATAATCCTCTACAAATAGATTCAGAACGTGCTAAACAACTTGTTCAAGCGGCAGAACAAATCTCTGAGTTAACTATTAATCCCACGCCAATAAATCCTTTTACAGTATTATCTTGGCCTGGCGTATTGATCAATGAACAAGCTAATCATGAACTATTACAACAACAAGCTATTGAACTATTTTCTGACACACTCAAAAATTTGAAAGAGAATAGAGCAAGAGAAGGACAGGAACTACAGCAATTATTAGATGATCGTTTAGTCAGTATTGATAATGAAGTTAATAAACTACGCCCACTTATCCCAGAAATGTTAGATAATCAGCGCCAAAAAATATTAACACGCTGCCAAGAGCTACAAGTAGAAATTGATAATCAACGTTTGGAGCAAGAACTTGTATTGCTTGCTCAAAAATCAGATGTGGCTGAAGAATTAGACCGCCTACAAACCCATTTAACCGAAGTACGCCATACCTTTAATAGTAAAGAACCCTGCGGCCGTCGTTTAGACTTCTTAATGCAAGAACTTAATCGTGAAGCCAACACATTAGGTTCAAAAGCATACGATACACGGACCACACAAACAGCTGTAAATATAAAAGTACTTATAGAACAAATGCGTGAACAAGTACAAAATATTGAGTAG